The following coding sequences lie in one Acidimicrobiales bacterium genomic window:
- a CDS encoding VWA domain-containing protein: MNLLPFSAVVGQEEAKLALLLNAVDPKIGGVLLRGEKGSAKSTLARGLADLLPGSSPFVELPVGATEDRVVGTIHLAAALTGGEKRFDPGLLALADGGVLYVDEVNLLPDHLVDVLLDVAASGVNFVEREGISHSHRSRFLLVGSMNPEEGDLRPQLLDRFGLAVDVRSSTAPDDRATAVRRRLEFDADPEAVKKDFAGAQAALAKRLSAATPATLCDELVASISALCASVGAEGLRADLTICRAAAALAGWEGRDATTSEDVRRVAPMALVHRARRDPLDPAGIDHDELDSAMDEHLGAGEETAAGDHGELRDHPEASDRREASDGAEPREPRPGLIPLPSRGNGPRTSAAGGGSKARASRGRLIGDRVPRGPIASVAVGATVRAAAARRSAIAEPDQPLVAEGDVREAVREHSQAHHVVVAVDASGSMGAPQRVEAARSAVLGLLVDAYQRRDLVSLVSFRGEGAELLLRPTSSVEVARARLQVLPTGGRTPLHAGLTRALEIAKTKASTHRPLLVVITDGRATFAPDGLDPLEAATSAADAIRRAGVDSVIVDVEGAGGGPILGLARQLAERMGAQHVPAGAFSDNPAGTVERVARERTGPVA, translated from the coding sequence GTGAACTTGCTGCCCTTTTCGGCAGTTGTGGGCCAGGAGGAAGCGAAGCTCGCGCTTTTGCTGAACGCAGTCGACCCGAAGATCGGTGGCGTTCTCCTACGAGGGGAAAAGGGCAGCGCGAAGTCAACTCTCGCGCGGGGGCTGGCGGACCTGCTTCCCGGGTCGTCACCGTTCGTGGAGCTGCCCGTGGGAGCGACCGAGGACCGCGTCGTCGGAACGATCCACCTGGCGGCTGCTCTCACCGGCGGAGAGAAGCGGTTCGATCCGGGCCTGCTCGCGCTTGCCGACGGCGGAGTCCTCTATGTCGACGAGGTCAACCTGCTGCCCGACCATCTCGTCGACGTCCTTCTGGATGTAGCGGCGAGCGGGGTCAACTTCGTCGAAAGAGAGGGCATCTCCCATTCGCACCGCAGCCGTTTCTTGCTGGTCGGGTCCATGAACCCCGAAGAGGGAGACCTGCGCCCGCAGCTGCTGGACCGCTTCGGTTTGGCCGTGGATGTTCGCTCCTCGACGGCGCCCGATGACCGGGCGACGGCAGTGCGCCGGCGGTTGGAGTTCGACGCCGATCCAGAGGCTGTGAAGAAAGACTTCGCCGGGGCACAGGCCGCGCTCGCAAAGCGGCTTTCGGCTGCGACGCCGGCGACGCTTTGCGACGAACTCGTCGCGAGCATCAGCGCGTTGTGCGCGTCGGTCGGAGCCGAGGGACTCCGAGCGGACCTGACCATCTGCCGCGCGGCGGCCGCGCTCGCCGGCTGGGAGGGAAGGGACGCAACGACCTCCGAGGATGTGCGTCGGGTAGCTCCGATGGCGCTGGTGCACCGCGCTCGGCGGGATCCCCTCGATCCAGCAGGGATCGATCATGATGAGCTCGATTCGGCTATGGACGAGCACCTCGGGGCGGGCGAGGAAACGGCCGCCGGAGATCATGGAGAGCTCAGGGATCACCCTGAGGCCAGTGATCGCCGAGAGGCCAGTGATGGTGCGGAGCCGAGGGAACCCCGTCCGGGCCTGATCCCCTTGCCTTCCCGAGGGAATGGGCCGCGCACCTCCGCCGCCGGCGGGGGCAGCAAAGCTCGGGCCTCTCGCGGGCGGCTCATAGGCGACCGGGTTCCACGCGGCCCGATCGCCTCGGTCGCGGTTGGTGCCACCGTGCGCGCGGCGGCAGCACGCCGTTCGGCGATTGCAGAACCGGATCAGCCCCTCGTGGCAGAGGGAGATGTGCGTGAGGCGGTGAGGGAGCACAGCCAGGCTCATCACGTCGTCGTTGCGGTCGACGCCTCGGGATCTATGGGCGCCCCCCAGCGGGTCGAAGCTGCCCGCTCTGCCGTCCTCGGGCTCCTGGTCGACGCCTACCAGCGCCGCGATCTCGTGTCGCTCGTCAGCTTCCGGGGTGAGGGGGCCGAGCTGCTGCTGCGCCCGACGTCCAGCGTGGAGGTGGCAAGAGCGCGGCTCCAGGTTCTACCGACAGGCGGACGCACACCTCTGCATGCGGGACTTACCCGTGCGCTAGAAATCGCCAAGACGAAGGCGTCGACGCATCGACCGCTGCTCGTTGTGATCACCGACGGCCGGGCGACCTTCGCCCCCGACGGGCTGGACCCGCTCGAGGCGGCCACGAGCGCCGCGGATGCGATCCGTCGGGCGGGCGTGGACTCCGTCATCGTGGACGTGGAAGGAGCCGGGGGCGGCCCGATTCTCGGGCTCGCCAGGCAGCTGGCCGAACGCATGGGAGCGCAACATGTTCCTGCCGGCGCGTTCAGCGACAACCCGGCCGGCACGGTCGAGCGCGTGGCGCGCGAACGGACCGGGCCGGTGGCCTGA